The following proteins come from a genomic window of Populus nigra chromosome 6, ddPopNigr1.1, whole genome shotgun sequence:
- the LOC133697877 gene encoding uncharacterized protein At4g22758 → MVLYKQKKNQAAKGNRFLISVTVLGSAGPIRFVVNEEDLVVAVINTALKSYAREGRLPILGSDLNDFLLYCPNAGSDAISPWETIGSLGARNFMLCKKPQHLKVAEKDGRSNAAISQKGSGSWKAWINKVTQS, encoded by the exons atGGTTCTTTACAAGCAGAAAAAGAACCAGGCAGCCAAGGGCAACAGGTTCTTGATTAGCGTGACGGTGTTAGGGAGTGCAGGGCCGATCCGGTTTGTTGTTAACGAGGAGGATCTAGTGGTTGCGGTTATTAATACTGCCTTGAAGTCCTATGCGCGTGAGGGTCGCCTTCCAATTCTAGGCTCTGATCTCAatgatttcttgctttattgtcCCAATGCTGGTTCTGATG CTATAAGCCCATGGGAAACCATCGGATCACTCGGAGCTCGCAATTTTATGCTATGCAAGAAGCCACAGCATCTGAAAGTGGCGGAGAAGGATGGGAGATCCAATGCAGCAATTTCCCAGAAGGGGAGTGGGAGCTGGAAGGCATGGATTAATAAAGTCACTCAATCTTAA
- the LOC133695670 gene encoding protein C2-DOMAIN ABA-RELATED 7-like, with product MDNLLGLLRIRVKRGNNLAVRDLGTSDPYVVITMGKQKLKTRVVKKNCNPEWNEELTLSITDLNVPINLTVFDKDRFTVDDKMGEAEIDIKAYIASLKMGLQNLPNGCVVSRVKPSRNNCLADESCIVWDNGKILQDMILRLRNVESGEVMIQIEWINVPGCRGLEIGDREAPWNRSKRLD from the exons ATGGACAACCTCCTTGGCCTTCTCAGAATCCGGGTGAAACGAGGCAACAATCTTGCCGTTCGCGATCTTGGTACCAGTGATCCTTATGTTGTCATCACCATGGGAAAACAG AAATTGAAGACTCGAGTGGTGAAAAAAAACTGCAATCCAGAGTGGAACGAGGAGCTTACTCTTTCAATCACAGATCTCAATGTTCCAATCAATTTA ACTGTTTTTGACAAAGACAGATTTACCGTGGATGATAAAATGGGTGAAGCAGAAATAGACATCAAAGCATATATCGCGAGTCTAAAGATGGGATTGCAAAATCTCCCAAACGGTTGTGTGGTCTCAAGAGTTAAGCCAAGCCGGAACAATTGCCTTGCTGACGAGAGCTGCATTGTTTGGGATAACGGCAAAATCCTGCAAGACATGATTCTCAGATTAAGAAATGTAGAGTCCGGTGAAGTGATGATTCAAATCGAGTGGATTAATGTTCCAGGTTGTCGGGGATTGGAAATTGGAG ACAGGGAAGCACCATGGAACAGGTCGAAGAGACTCGACTGA
- the LOC133696301 gene encoding DELLA protein GAIP-like has protein sequence MEREHSNLHPQQLTNPSSLAAGGYSLTSTGTMTSNDGKAKTWEEEKGRQADGGMDELLAVLGYKVRSSDMAEVAQKLEQLEEVMGHAHEDGLSHLASDSVHYNPSDLSTWLESMLSELNPNHHFDLSTDSLLAPAESSTVTSIDFTDRKHHQQPKLFEESSSSEYDLKVIPGKAVFSPTQIDSRESKRLKTDLYQTSSSPSSSSTTLGSLVASTESTRPVVLVDSQENGVRLVHLLMACAEAVQENNLNLAEALVKQIGFLAVSQAGAMRKVATYFAEALARRIYKLYPQNSIDHSLSEILQIHFYETCPYLKFAHFTANQAILEAFEGKKRVHVIDFSMNQGMQWPALMQALALRPGGPPAFRLTGIGPPAHDNTDQLQEVGWKLAQLAETIHVEFEYRGFVANSLADLDASMLELRPTEFESVAVNSIFEFHKLLAIPGAMKKVLSVVKQMKPEIVTVVEQEANHNGPVFLDRFTESLHYYSTLFDSLEGSASTQDKVMSEVYLAKQICNVVACEGPSRVERHETLTQWRTRLSSAGFAPVHLGSNAFKQASMLLALFAGGDGYRVEENNGCLMLGWHTRPLIATSAWRVNNHHHPVGGAA, from the coding sequence ATGGAAAGAGAACACTCAAATCTCCATCCTCAACAACTTACTAACCCATCTTCTCTTGCCGCAGGTGGGTATTCTCTTACTAGCACCGGTACTATGACTTCTAATGACGGGAAAGCTAAGACGTGGGAGGAAGAGAAGGGACGTCAAGCAGATGGCGGGATGGATGAACTCTTAGCTGTTTTGGGTTACAAAGTAAGGTCATCAGACATGGCTGAGGTTGCCCAAAAACTTGAACAGCTTGAAGAAGTGATGGGTCATGCACACGAAGATGGTCTTTCCCATCTTGCATCTGATTCTGTTCACTACAATCCTTCCGATCTGTCTACTTGGCTTGAAAGCATGCTTTCTGAGTTAAACCCAAATCACCATTTCGATCTTTCTACTGATTCTTTACTTGCTCCTGCTGAATCTTCCACCGTCACTTCCATCGATTTCACCGACCGCAAACATCATCAGCAACCAAAGCTGTTCGAGGAATCTTCATCATCGGAATATGATCTGAAAGTCATACCAGGTAAGGCTGTCTTCTCTCCAACCCAGATCGACTCTAGAGAATCTAAACGCTTAAAAACAGACCTATATCAAACATCCTCTTCGCCATCCTCGTCCTCCACAACTCTGGGTTCTCTTGTGGCTTCGACCGAGTCAACTCGCCCGGTAGTCCTGGTTGACTCACAAGAAAACGGTGTTCGTCTCGTCCATCTCTTAATGGCATGTGCCGAAGCCGTCCAAGAAAACAACTTAAATCTGGCGGAAGCCCTCGTCAAACAAATCGGCTTTTTAGCTGTTTCTCAGGCCGGAGCCATGCGTAAGGTAGCCACCTACTTCGCCGAGGCATTAGCTCGGAGAATCTACAAATTATACCCTCAAAATTCAATCGACCACTCTCTCTCAGAGATTCTTCAGATACACTTCTATGAGACCTGCCCTTATCTCAAGTTCGCTCACTTCACGGCCAATCAAGCGATTCTTGAAGCCTTTGAAGGGAAAAAACGGGTTcatgttattgatttttctatGAACCAAGGCATGCAGTGGCCCGCTTTAATGCAAGCTCTTGCTCTCAGACCTGGTGGCCCACCTGCTTTTCGGTTAACCGGCATTGGACCACCGGCTCATGATAACACGGACCAGCTTCAAGAGGTGGGGTGGAAGTTGGCTCAGTTGGCAGAGACTATTCATGTGGAATTTGAGTATAGAGGTTTTGTGGCTAACAGTTTGGCTGATCTCGATGCTTCCATGCTAGAACTCAGACCTACTGAGTTCGAGTCTGTGGCTGTTAACTCGATCTTTGAGTTTCATAAATTGTTGGCTATACCGGGTGCTATGAAAAAGGTTTTATCAGTTGTGAAACAAATGAAACCGGAGATTGTTACTGTCGTTGAGCAAGAAGCGAACCATAACGGTCCGGTTTTCTTGGACAGGTTCACCGAGTCACTGCACTATTACTCGACTCTGTTTGACTCGTTGGAGGGATCAGCGAGTACCCAAGATAAGGTAATGTCAGAGGTGTACTTGGCGAAGCAGATTTGCAATGTTGTGGCTTGTGAAGGACCTAGCCGAGTTGAGAGGCACGAGACCCTGACTCAGTGGCGAACTCGGCTGAGTTCGGCTGGGTTTGCTCCGGTTCATCTTGGTTCAAACGCGTTTAAGCAAGCCAGCATGTTGTTGGCCCTGTTTGCTGGTGGAGACGGGTATAGAGTGGAAGAGAATAATGGGTGTTTGATGTTGGGTTGGCATACTCGCCCACTCATTGCCACCTCGGCTTGGCGGGTCAACAACCACCACCACCCAGTAGGCGGTGCTGCTTAA